One Bacillus amyloliquefaciens DSM 7 = ATCC 23350 DNA window includes the following coding sequences:
- the prpB gene encoding methylisocitrate lyase, with translation MTWIVSRQSSQEELAERFRTQMTAPELLQIPGAHDAMAALIAKKTGFSALYLSGAAYTASRGLPDLGIITSAEMAERVKDLVRASDLPVLVDIDTGFGGVLNAARTAKEMYEARAAAVQMEDQRLPKKCGHLNGKQLVPIEEMAQKIQAVKQAAPTLLVVARTDARQQEGLEGALKRAAAYIKAGADAIFPEALQSESEFRAFSKQISVPILANMTEFGKTPYYSAEEFSGMGCQMVIYPVTSLRTAAKAFERIFRLIKEEGSQKEGLSDMQTRKELYETIAYHDYEELDQSIAKTILPDD, from the coding sequence ATGACGTGGATCGTCAGCAGGCAGTCGTCTCAAGAGGAGCTTGCAGAGCGGTTCCGTACGCAGATGACAGCGCCGGAGCTATTGCAGATCCCCGGCGCTCACGATGCGATGGCTGCTCTTATCGCCAAGAAAACGGGGTTTTCGGCTCTTTATTTGTCAGGCGCGGCTTACACGGCGAGCAGAGGGCTTCCCGATTTAGGCATCATCACGTCGGCGGAAATGGCTGAACGTGTTAAAGACCTGGTCCGTGCATCTGACCTGCCTGTCCTTGTGGATATTGATACGGGTTTCGGAGGAGTGCTGAATGCCGCCCGGACGGCGAAAGAAATGTATGAAGCGCGCGCAGCCGCCGTCCAAATGGAGGACCAGCGCCTGCCGAAAAAATGCGGGCATCTGAATGGGAAGCAGCTCGTGCCGATCGAAGAAATGGCGCAGAAAATCCAAGCGGTCAAGCAGGCAGCGCCGACTCTTCTCGTTGTTGCGAGGACAGACGCCAGACAGCAGGAAGGGCTGGAGGGCGCATTAAAACGAGCGGCCGCTTATATAAAAGCGGGTGCTGACGCCATTTTCCCGGAAGCGCTCCAATCAGAAAGTGAATTCAGAGCGTTTTCCAAACAAATCAGTGTGCCGATTCTCGCAAATATGACTGAATTCGGAAAAACGCCGTATTACAGCGCTGAAGAATTCTCCGGCATGGGCTGTCAGATGGTCATTTACCCTGTCACGTCTCTCAGGACGGCGGCCAAGGCTTTTGAGCGTATTTTCCGCCTTATAAAAGAAGAAGGCTCGCAAAAAGAGGGGCTTTCGGATATGCAGACGAGAAAAGAATTATATGAAACGATCGCTTACCATGACTATGAGGAACTTGATCAATCCATTGCAAAAACGATACTGCCGGATGACTGA